The sequence TGTCTGATGTTGATGTAGAAATGTAATAAAGATTACCAAGAAGTGGGTACTTCCAGTTTCAGATTCAAAAGTGCAGTAATACCTGAATTTTAAATAGGCAGAATATCATATTTAATCCTGCCATGAGAACTGTTTTCAGTAATCTGGAAGTAATGTGTCTATGGGTTCTACAGTGTTCTATGGTTTAGTACAGATTGATTTTATAAATGCACCTACAGGATGTGTGACTAATGAATTTGCTACTGCTTCCATTGACCTGCAAACTTCCCTCTGTTATTCAGTTGCGTTGTGGTGGTTGACCTAATAGAAAATTATAAGGAACTCTTCCAGCACCAAGCTATGAGATTCTGCCTTGATCCTCAGTTACACACAGGGCAAAATTATGGGGAACATTTGATTATGATGTAGTAATGCATATGATGTGTTGCCATCAAAATAGGGAATGGCACATCCCTTGATGCCATTAGAGGTTCTTCACGTTTTATTTTCAatctcacctttttttttttatttttttttcctgtatgctTTTGCTGTTCTCCAGTGGATATTATGTAAAGCAAGGGAAAGCCTTGTACAAGAGATACCCTGTAGCAGCCTTAAAGAGCAcaaacagaaaattcctttctgcTCATCAAGTATCTGTGATTGAAACAGTAGCGAATTTAGCTGCTACAGCTAAATTGGCTACTTCCAATTGAGTCTTTGAACTGCAATTTTTCAGAGGTTATGAAATTGCTGAACTAGGATGGCCTTTCACCAGGATAAATAGTAAAAAGTATACCTAGATGCAAGGCCTTCCGTACCTGCTTCAAAGTATGGAAGCACTAATACTTTTCAAGTgtcataatttttaataatgaaacaAATTTAATTAACTTTCAGGtgaaattttctttcactttcagGTGAAATTTTGATTGAAAATACATTAGAAAAGAAATTCAGCATGATGGACTTCAGCCATGATGGCTGAAGTTCTTCAggacaaattaataatttcatattaaTGGATGAAATTTACTTGATACTATTAGTGCAGGAGTCCTTTGTAAAACAAGTGGAATAAACTAAACTTTATCTTCTAAAGAGAATGTTCAAAAGGTGAGAAAAATACACTGTCTATGAAGCATAAGTATTTCGTTCTCTTTTTAGGTCCTGCTCTAAGTGTGAAAGTTATGACTGATGAGAGTGGAAAATCCAAAGGCTTTGGCTTTGTTAGTTTTGAACGACATGAAGATGCCCAAAAAGTAAGCTTTTGGACTTAATTTTAGGAATCCTGTAACTGAAGCCCAAATAATGTTTCATTGAGTGATTAAGTTTTTTAATTGGTCAAGGACACTGCAAAAAGAGATGCTCACTGCCTAAATTACTTCCCAGAGTTTCTGTCATTTAGAATGCTTTCCTATGAGCAAATGTCAGTTGGTCTGAGAAACCTGGTAAGATACTCTTGGTACAGCTAGAACTAGTGTAGAAATGGGGAAtcttgaataattttaaaacctgTTGTAGTTGGGCTTAAAGGTCTCAGTGATATTTGGACTCTCACATGCTGAGCAATATACAGCATAGTAAATCACTACATCTCTGAATCACTGAGTCCAGTTTGGTTGCACAAAATGTTTGTGCCTTTCTGCCTTCTGcacaaaaggcagagaaagaattgtgttttctgcaTAGTCAGCAGGAAAGCTATTAGTTTTATAAAGCATGCTTGGCATAACTGTGAGAAAATAGTCAGAGCCTTGTAATACTGGTTTTACTCCAAAGGGTAACTTTGGAAAATGGTCCTTTTTATTCGTGTATATGTCTATATCATGCCAGTATGCTGTGTAACTTAATTTTTTGTCAACTGGTTGCTTTGATATGTCAGTTTACTGTGACAGTAGGGACATaacatcagggaaaaaatgcagtacACAGAACAAACAAAGTTTGCTTTTCAAAAGGCATTATGGTGATTTGTCAGTACTGCAAGTGCACAAGCGAGAGATTAGAACAAATCCTGTCTGTCTTTAGAACATCTTCATTTTTCAGACTTGCATACATTAAGTGATGAATAGTTTCTCTTACTGTAGTCAGAATCACATGTTGGGTGTtttaaataacataaaattCCAGTATCTGTAGAAATGTCTAATGGCTTTGATCATAAACATATACAATAAACTGGTGACTTCTGGTTTTAAATTAATTGAGAAATACATGCCAGAGTTTTTACATCTGTAGAGTTGTAACTCTAAATAGTTTGAAGGAAAGAAGTTCACATTTTCATActtctaattattttcttaatgaaggactaaaaattttaaaaaagctgtaCATATCATCTGTAGCTTAACGTTTATAGAGTAGCTTAAGGAGTATAGAAAGATCTGGTAAATATTACACTTTCAGGTGTTACTTTTAAAGACACAACTAGGTGAATTAAAGATTTTCAACTTTATTTGCTTactctttgcttttttctgccATTAGCAAGATAAGGCTGGAGAAATAGTTCTTGcaacttgttttttttcctccagcttcATATAAAAAAAGTGGTTTGCATCCCTTGTGACTTGTCTTCAACACGACAGAAGCATACTTGGAAAGCAGTTTTCATGTTATCATAAGTGGGGAAGTCTTGGGGTATTTTGTTTCAATTAGTGGTATTTTAAGATGGATTAGCTCTTTTTCTAGAATCCTTATGtagatttttaatttgaattgaATTTTTTGTGTATCTGAAAATTGCTGGAATACAAAAAGCGCTGCTAACTTCTTGTTTGTCAATATGAAGGCTGTAGATGAAATGAATGGGAAAGAGCTCAATGGAAAACAAATCTACGTTGGCCGGGCTCAGAAAAAGGTGGAAAGACAGACGGAGCTGAAGCGCAAGTTTGAACAAATGAAGCAGGACAGGATCACCAGATACCAGGTTGAGTTTTAAATCAAGAGGGCTAACTCTATTATATGATGTTCTGAGATTTGCACAGAacaattgcttttaaaaataacttgccTGTTTTCTTAGGGTGTAAACCTTTATGTGAAAAATCTTGATGATGGGATCGATGATGAGCGTCTCCGAAAAGAGTTCTCCCCATTTGGTACAATCACTAGTGCAAAGGTAAAGTTTATAGATGGTGCTCATCTGTTCTCTGAAAATGAGTAGTGATCTGTCACCAAAGTAAAGTTTCATTCAGGAACAGATGTGACCCACTGTAAATGTGGGCATCAGCTATCTTGATTATTGTACATGTCAGGTTAAACACCATACGATCATCCTTTCTTGAAATAAACGAAGTAGTGAGACTAGTGTGGGAAAAAATACATCTTTCAGTGCAATATTGTGCTCATTATTTAATGagattttcatgtttatttGGGTAACTGTTAGGTATTTATTACACAATAATTCtcatttatataaaatactCAGTTAAACTTGTGGTCCTGCTTCTAATAAGCTGAAACAAGAAACTCATGCAAGTTCAATAGGTGTGACACAGAAGACTTagttttaaaactaaattttgTACTGACAGGTGATGATGGAAGGTGGCCGCAGCAAAGGATTTGGATTTGTATGCTTTTCGTCGCCAGAAGAAGCCACCAAAGCGGTCACAGAAATGAATGGTAGAATTGTGGCTACTAAACCATTATATGTAGCTCTAGCCCAGCGTAAAGAGGAGCGCCAAGCTCATCTCACCAACCAGTACATGCAGAGGATGGCAAGTGTCAGAGCAGTACCTAATCCTGTAATCAACCCCTACCAGCCAGCACCTCCTTCAGGATACTTCATGGCAGCTATTCCTCAGGTACGTGTAGAGATGAGTAACTGAATATTTTGTATTGCATATAAAATCTGCTTAAATACAACAAGAAATAAAACCGTTAGCATGTGTctgtgatttcagcattttagTCTCTTAGtgggagggtgctgggctgtTCAGCATGCCCTTCACAGACAACAAAGTTAAGTGATGATGTTGTGTTTGGCAGACTCAGAACCGTGCTGCGTACTATCCTACTAATCAGCTCGCCCAACTTGCTAGACCTAGTCCTCGCTGGACTGCTCAGGGTGCCAGACCTCATCGTAAGTCACTTCTTCACCTCTTTCCAGCAATTGCTGTAAACTCAGTAGCTTTGCACTTTCAGATAGATTTTCATGGCATTGCTGTATAGTCTTCTGTTTGTCATGTTGTCATCGCTCAGTGTTTCAGCAGGTAACAGTATCTTTTTTCTAAACCACAGCATTCCAGAACATGCCTGGTGCGATCCGCCCGGCAGCACCCAGACCACCGTTCAGTACCATGAGACCAGCTTCTTCCCAGGTTCCACGAGTCATGTCAACGCAGCGTGTTGGTGAGTTTGATTTCTGCAAGCTTTAAGTATTGGACTTCCATTCCAATTTTGCTGTTTCAGCATGATCttgcaaaataaacatttgtAAGTTTAATATCACATGTGATATTCCTAATGAATAAGCTAATCTCACCTTCTGGTAATTGCTTTAAATACTGTCCCAGCAAAGACTCCAGCTGTGATCCCATCTCTTCAGGATGAAGCACTTACTCTTGTGTGTGCTTCCGTAATACTGTAAGGGTTGCTTCTGTCATTTCTAAACATAGTTGCAGCAATTGTAATAATAGCTTGCATGTAGAAATATTGAGATGATACAATTTTAGCTTTTGCTaatttttgtcttattttacATGTACATACTTTATTATTGTGAGCCAGTATCATGAATGCAGAATTTGCACATCACTGAATGAACCAGAATTGACCAATTTAAtcattgaatggtttgggttggaaggaaccttaaagttATGTTCCAGCCCCATGCAAGAGGCAGGGAACCTTCCACTAGACCCGGGtactcagagccccatccaggctggtcttgcacatctccagggatggggagtccacagcctctctgaagGTGTAATTCTTGCAGAATGTATCAGACAGCCATTTACTtcctaaaaatatcttttttagAATGACTGACATAATATGTTTAGGAAATCAAATGTCCTTTACTTTATAATGAAATTATATTAGTActcaaaatggatttttttataatGGATCTTTTTCCAGTAGCATGTAAAAAGGGCAGTTCATGAATGAAGTGACCAGAAATCAGCATCCATTAAATTTCAAGGTTTGAACCTTTGCACGTGACAGTTGACAATACTATTAAGATGAATCTATGGCACAATACTTAAATTAGGTATTTGATTTAAGTTGGTTTGTTGgacaaaataattataataataattattcaTCCATGGAATTCTGTTCCTATTTTTCCAGCTAATACATCAACACAGACGATGGGCCCacgtcctgcagcagcagccactgcgGCCACTCCTGCCGTGCGCACGGTCCCGCAGTACAAATACGCCGCGGGTGTTCGCaacccccagcagcacctcaaCACGCAGCCCCAGGTTGCCATGCAGCAGGtgtgtgctctgggagctgctctgggcttttCTCATGTTCTTTGCAGAGGAAGGTGGTGAGGGTGATGGCAGGGCAGTTCAGGCTGTGCATCATGGCAGTAGAGTAAAAGCACTAGGGAGTTAAGAATGTTTGAAGTTCACCTGGGACAGGATGTGATCCCGTGTTGCTTTGTTCTTTTCAGTTCCCTCATACCTTAGCCTAAATTCTTGCATTTGCTCCTCCATGGAGCAGTTTTTAATAATCTTCAGCATCATCACTCAGCTCTAAGCAGTAATATTTGATTGAATAGGCATAGTTGTTAATTTCTTTGATGTTTCTGACACTGTAGGCATTGTGTATGCCAAGTTGGGAAATACTGGTTGTTTGAAGCTGCACCTAATTATGAGCCAGggtttaattttcaaatgttcAATTAATTTGCAGCCTGCTGTCCATGTGCAAGGTCAGGAACCCTTGACTGCTTCCATGTTGGCTTCTGCCCCTCCACAAGAACAAAAGCAGATGTTAGGTATGTATATGATAACTTTCTCTATGCATTGTAGCAGAAGGATAGTTAAAGTACACTTTTTCAATCTTTAAATGCAGAGTAAATGGTTTTAACAATAAACAAGTTTGTTTCCCTTATCCCTGAAATTTAGGCTGGTTTTATCCCTGACTAACTTTCTTCTTTCTAGGTGAACGCCTATTCCCCCTTATTCAAAGCATGCACCCTACTCTGGCGGGTAAGATCACTGGGATGTTGCTGGAGATTGACAACTCTGAACTCCTCCACATGCTCGAGTCTCCTGAGTCTCTTCGTTCGAAGGTGGGTGCACTTTTGCCTGACACTGGTTCCACAGATGGTTAAGGCTACACTGATGTAACAGTTGTTGGTGCTGGCACAGTGGAGTAGCAGCAGTGCAGTGGTGACAGTGATTTACATTGCATGAACTGGAATTGTAATGTTCTCGTTTTTCTACTCAACAATGTAGGCATTGTTTATATGCATAATTTCCACTGTATTATGAACTTAAATGTACAAAAAGTGCTGAGCTTcccttaattaatttttcatttgtactTAACAGGTTGATGAAGCTGTAGCCGTACTACAAGCCCACCAAGCTAAAGAGGCTGCTCAAAAGGCAGTTAATAATCCCACTGGGGTTCCAAGTGTTTAATAAGTAAGTTTGGACACTGTAGTTCCATAGATTGAGTAAGGCAAGTGTTTGGTCCATGGCCTTGCAAGCAGCCTGTGTCCAGACTCTGTGTCATGTGCAGCCAGAGGAAGTAGCAGCTATGGTAAACAAGCTTCTGTGTTCACTTGGTTAGCAAAAGCTACTGACATGTCATTGTTTCTAACAACACATTTAGCTGGAATTAGCTCTAGGCATGTGTGCAAAAGCGGGCAGTTCTGTCAAATGCTGCTATTCGTACTATTGAGAACAACTTGTGGAATTAAAATAAGCTTAAAATGGTACCCCAACTCCCttttttcttagaaattaaAGAACCTATTTATACCGTAGTTTGTACATACTTACCAAATTCTAAAATTGTCTAGTAAGTGAAAACTAAACTGTATATTGTCTTGACTTCACATTTGGGTGAATTTAATATCAGTTAAAATAGTGCTTTTTCTTCATTGCTTTCTGTGGGGCTGGTATCTTAACTGTGCATGACAAAGGCAAATGGTGGTAGCTTAACAATtttgacagggaaaaaatgtgaagtTGAGGATAAAAAGGAATCTATTATCTCTTCTGTCTAGTTAGGTTTTGCCTGTGAACTTACTTTCCACATTTGTAGCTATTATTTGAAGGTGCCGGATTTAACATTTGGTCGCataacattttccttttggagGCAGAATTTGAGTCGTGATCTTTACCCGTTTCTGTTATGGGAGATAAGTGCTGAATAGATTCTCTCCCCTAAACTAAGATGCCCATACTTTGAGACCATTACTCCATCTGCTCCATGATGTTTTAGTAACTGGAAATTGAAAATCCTGCTTTGGTAGTTATTTGATGAGCCTCAACAGTAGAGATGCCCTGCAGTCAATTGCAGTAACATTGTGCTTAAAGCAGTGCTGTCTGAGGGACTGTCCAGTTCTAGAATCAGTGTTGTCTTGCTAAGGATCAGacttttgaatgcttttgtgTCCCCTAAAAAGTGGGAGGACCTCTGATACTCTGTTTCTAAAGAGCTTTGGTATCATTGAAACAATGCAAGCCCAGAGTGCTGCATGGTGCACAGTAGTAGAAAACATACAAggtgctgcttttgttttaaaacataacgatgttgtttttcttcacagagCTATCCGGGACTACAATCTAGAACTTCGCTTCAccgaagaaaaaaaaatctaaacatgGAAAAACTATTAAATATTGAGAAAAACAttgcaaaatataaaattaataaaaaaaggaaaggaaactttGAAGCTTACGTACAGAGCAACGCCGGGACTAGCAAAACAGATGCTAGTCCTAGATTACTTattgatttaaaatttaaaaaaaaatagtaaaataaaaaatacaaattaatgttttataaaCCCAGGGGAAAAGAATTTTCAGCACAGTACAAAAATTTAAAGCATtcctttctttaattttgtAATTCTTTACTGTGGAAAAGCTCAGATTATCACCACTGTTTTAGTTGACAGTGAGAATTGATAGCTGAGCAAAGAAACATAATTTGGATTATAAAATTCTTGGTTTAATAAAAATTCCTTAAACACTGACTTGCTTGTGATGGTTTCTTTTGTATAGTGTGCTTTTCATAAACTTGTCATCCAGAATGCCAAGTTAGAATCCCACTCTCTACAGTATGTTTTAGTGGATTGTAGAGAAGATAAGACTACACCTGCAGACTGTCTTCAAAATAATGGAAGTGAAGGGCGGGGTGGGGgaagtgtttgggttttttaaataaattgctGCTTGATCTGAATCTGGTCTAGTGTACAATAGCACAGAAATAATTCTGTCTTCATTCGGAGTTGATGGGCTCTTCAGGTCAGTTTGAGTCCCTAAAGGGGGTTGGCAGTGAAATGGCCAAAGGCACTAAAGTGAGAAGAGGCAGCACTTACACATAAACTGTTCCATTTGCTACAGAACCATATTGAGGTTGGGAGTTTTGCAGGATTAATACTTAAATGCTTATTCAAGCTAAGTGTTAAATGCATAAACAAGAGAAACagtaaaattgctttttttgtaaaacaaaCTTTCACTCTGTGAATTAGCAAATACACTGAAGCCTGTCCATCCACAGATGGATTATCCTACAGTTGCTGCCttgctttttggttttcccCTTTCTGCAGACCTGTGGAATaaaaaaagtgtatttcctACCCCATTTAGCCCATAATTGGCTCTATCAGTTGCTTTTTCAAAATTGATAATGCAAAAGGAGAAATGAAGCAGTGAAAGTGGTATGTCCTGCTTTTACAAAACCTGGCAGGCCGGGGTGGGGAGCAGGCACAAAGATCTGTTAGTCATGGAGGAAGGCATGACCAGTAGCCACTAAAATCTGCTGGGTTTCAGTTACTGTATGTAAAGAATGCACATTCTGTGGAATTCACAAGAAGGGTTAGTTTGTTCTGGAAGTCTCTGAAATCTGTGTTGTGTGGTGGGAATGCCAGTGTTCTCTGATCTGTTGTTGCAGTCAAAGCCCTTAAGTATGCTTTCTGAAGCCCCCAAAAGTTCAGGAGCCCCctaatttttcccctcttgcaAAGGTGAAAATTGCAGgatttcaggttttcttttacAGAATTTGAGAAATGAGCTTAGCATAATGAGGTGAAATTGGTCTGGTGTAAATGGAATCTGCTTAAAATCCTTTGCTGTAAAAAGCATTAGGTTAAACTTATGTAATTCTTACACTCAGTCCTGTCCTGATGGCAGCAGACTGGGATAGTCTTTAATTTGCAGTCTTGATGAGGTATGTGACTGGAATTAAGAATTTTTGAAATTGGGTGGTAAATCCTACAAAAGAGGCAGTTCAAGCAAGATGTGTACATGTTAAGGGGCTGAATGTGTAGCCTTGATTTTATGTAATGTCAACgataaaaacatttaaacttTGGAGACAGTTTTAATGACCTAAAAATACTTAAAGCCATCATGAGAATGCTGAAGAATCTGATGGTATTAAATGTTTAATGGAAGCTTTAAAGGGTATTACAAAGACCTATTTTCAGGATTGTCAGAGCACTAGCAAGAAAATAAGAGGTCTCCtcacttctgtttattttcctaGATAAGTTGTGTGTTCTGTGAGTCTGCTGGAGTTAACCCaactaatttttgttttgcaataaCGAGCAAAACATCTTGCCGATGGGGTAGCTCAAAAAGGAGGAGAACAGGAAGTCTCTGAGTTTGTACAAGACTTCTGTAGGTGTGTCATGCACTAGCATCTGCACCGGCATGAAATACTGAGTAACTTCTGTGATGGAAGGAAACAGCAAGGCAGTTTTTTGCTGAGGTGATTATGACAGCCTAAGAAGACAAAGCCATGGGTTGATTTGGTTTATTTCTTCACAGTCCTGCTTACATGGTAATTCCCTGCTGTATGCTACAGATGCCTATTCAATAAATGTCTcctatttaatttctaaatcTTAAAGAGGACAAACAAGGCTTTTGTTAGTGCCTCTACCAACGCATCTTTGGAGCACTACTGTAAAACAATGCAGCATGCAGGAAAATCAAGTTTTTCAATAGCAGAGAAGTGTTCCTTTGAGTTAATAGGCAGCCTGACTGGCAGGCACTTCCTGCTGCCACACATTCCCTCTAGTATGTGTCAGAGGCTTACACTGATCCTTTGcaccctgcagcctgctggtgCTAAGCTGATTTTGTTGGATCCTCTGGCATTTCATTCCTTAAGTCCTTCTGGGTCTTCCATTCTGACCACAGCAAACACTTCAGAGTTTAGCAGCAGCCAAAAGCCTGCTCAGGAAGTGGGTGGTGATTTGAATGAATGAATTAATGAATGGTATTCTATATTTGCCATCCACTTTCCCAAGCAGGATGTGGCTTCATGAGCAACTAAATCAAAGGTTTGGTGCAGAGGTAATCTGGATTGCACACAtgctctttgctgctctgctgaagtCCAGGGAATTCAGAGTTCACTGTGTCCCGGGGAGGAGGGGCCAAGGTGCTGGAAATTAAGATGTTCTAGAGTCTGGCAATGTCTTGTTGCCAGTTGGTACTAATTAGGTGTCTACCCTTGAATAAATGGTGTTATCAGTCCTTGAGCATCCTTCTTGGTAACATTCTTAATGGTTGTGATGGACAACTGCATGTTCAAAGGTAGCCATGCAACATTTGGAGTTAGGAGTCTTGGAAAAAAGATTTCCTGAAGTCTACATCTAGTAGACGTATttgtgaacagaaaaaaaatctaaaccaacttacaatttgtatttttttacaatacaatttgtatttttttcaatagGTTTAGGAGTTGTGGCCACACTAATATGCTAGAGAGAGCTGAAGTCCTTGGGACCACAATTCTCTCTAGACTTTTGTAGTTATATGAGTCCCTGTGGTAGGACTACCTCACTGAAAAAGCTTTTACTCTCACTTTTCTTCTACAGGACATGGTCAATGAGAAAGAGTAGCTGtatggaaatgaaaatgcagctgGAGGGGCGACAAATCCTTAGGATATTGCATTTGAAGTGaattcaaatttaaaacaaatgtttccAGCTACATTAAGAACACAAGGCGCAGATGTGGTTAGAACTTGGGCAACAAGAGCAAaggaagaatattttcaaaaaagtaGTTTGAGATTTAGATTTCTCACTAAAAGGGATTGGGATTGAAAGTAATTTCAATTTCTCACTATTGGGATTGAAAGTAATCATTAAGAACAAAAAAGGATTGACAAGCCAGGCCACCATAATGCCCCTTTTGTCCATGAAGCACTCAGAGCAGTACATGTGCCACATGGTTTCCTATTTCCCATGTCACCTGCTGAGGAAACATCCCTAACCCTGTTCTGTTCCAACTGGCTGTAGCTGGCCACATGTCTGTACTTTTTTATAGCTCTgagcacatttaaaaatataccaCATCATACCTAAGCATTCAAAACCCAAAACTGATGCCCTGGGCAAGCTAAATGGCTGTGTCACATTTCAGTAACTGGGACCTTGGGTTACAAGGGTTCTAGGTTAAACCTGAAGTCAGCAGATGACATCAAATAGAGATTACACTTCAAAAGGTGGGCCCCAAGCATATTATGTTGTGATGTCTGTGAATGGAAGCTTAGATTTGCCACCTGCGGCTGTGTCTTgcagaaaaaaggagggaatgGACAGCAATGGTAGAGGATGGGCTCCTCAGGGCTGATGCCGACTGCCTTCCCACTGGGGAGAGGGAGGCACAACTGGTGCACTTGTTGGACATGATACAACTTCTAAAACTGTTTAATGTAACTTTAGTCAGGGGATTGCTCACCCTAGGAAAAGGAGAATTGAAGTTTCTCTTCAAACAACACTGTTCACCAGCACTGGGTGAGGTGAGGCCTGATGAGCTTACCTACGGTTTGGGAGTAGCCACAAGATACACAGGAGATGAATGTTAACAAACATCACCCTGTGGTGTGGTCAGAGACACCCGGTCTGGGAAAAGATTGATAAGAGAGCCACAGAATGAGAACCATCATTCTATTAACATCATAGGCAAAGGGATCAATAACCAATAGGTGATTTCTGAGAATTGCATCACTTAGGACCAATGAATGGgaatttctttgggtttttatgTATAAATATGTGAAAAGTCTGGTAAAGAACTATGTGTGATGGAGTGATTTTCAGTGCAGAACTCAGGCATGTGtggatgaaattatttctactGCACATCCTGGTCAGAATAATGTAATGCTAATTCTCTAACACTGAAAAGATGTTGCTGGAGAGTTTCTGGTTTTCCTGCAATTTTGGTGACACACTCACCTTTGCTTCCCTCCAAAactgtgtccccagcagtgacATGTGGGTGGTATAGAACAGCAACAGAGCCACACCTTGTCCCCACCCTGCAATCAGGACACCACCAAAATTAGCTCATTTTCCCCTCCTATAGTTTTTCAGGAACCAGATTTAGGCAGATGAGAAGAGACCAGCAAGCTAGAAtgacaaaagcagaaaattcatGTGACCTGGAGTATAGATCTTTCCTCCATCTTCCTATACCTCACATTTTTCCATTGAACTCATTCTGCAGGTTCTTAATCTCCCAGGTTACAAAAGTGGAGATATGGACTGGCAAAATGTCTTTGGGTACAAACAAGGATACACACAGCAGCCTTGCTCAGGAGTGGAAGAAAACTCTTCCAGAGCTCCTCAGGGTGTGGGGAGCCTCATCTCTCAGGTACACCAGAGCAACTGTGACACCAGGCTACAAAGTTGGCTTTGTAAGAGGATTGTTGTTGGGGGTGCTCCTGAAGTCACTGGACTGGTTTCATTTGGCTgcacagatgaaaaataaaaacaaatcaagtTTTCAAGCACAttatacaattttattttacttactCTTCTTCACTTCATTCACAATGCCTGCAGTTAATGCTGGTTattgaaaaatatgtttaagCCTTATTTTACTGGAATGAGGTTTTCCCTAGGTCATCCAGTCAATCACAGCCTTTGCAAAGCAATTTTCTTCCCCTGAAAAAGGGCCTTTTCGTCAGGCCAGCATAACATGCTCTCATCAGGCCCTCAGTTgcagggcaggtgctgcagTGGCATCATTTCCCTGTTAATGAGCTCATTCCAcatctccagcagtgctgcttgtCTAAGTCTACAAGGACTTTCACACGAGGAGACCGTGCCCTACAGTGCCTTTCCCCAAAGGGTACCAGAAACACACAAAAGGAAGCTGcgaaaaacaacaaaaataaatcacctTTATTGTCTGAGAATTAGCCATAAACAAAAGTCTCAGAGATGGATATATAATTTTAACTACACTTGACCTCCAGATTTAGCTTTCTTAACAAACCTGCTGTGTACCCCTTTTGCCAGAAGGTTGCTAGTCCATGTTCCTTGAGAAATAGTGAATTACCGTCACTTCATAATAAATTACCACTTAATAGGCTCTTTCCTGGAGCTACTCTGaactccctccctgcctggccccGGCGCTTCAGAACCCGTGTCACCCCGCGGGCCGGTCTGAGGGGCCCGGTCTGAGGGTGAGGTTTGA comes from Zonotrichia leucophrys gambelii isolate GWCS_2022_RI chromosome 2, RI_Zleu_2.0, whole genome shotgun sequence and encodes:
- the PABPC1 gene encoding polyadenylate-binding protein 1 — its product is MNPSAPSYPMASLYVGDLHPDVTEAMLYEKFSPAGPILSIRVCRDMITRRSLGYAYVNFQQPADAERALDTMNFDVIKGKPVRIMWSQRDPSLRKSGVGNIFIKNLDKSIDNKALYDTFSAFGNILSCKVVCDENGSKGYGFVHFETQEAAERAIEKMNGMLLNDRKVFVGRFKSRKEREAELGARAKEFTNVYIKNFGEDMDDERLKELFGKFGPALSVKVMTDESGKSKGFGFVSFERHEDAQKAVDEMNGKELNGKQIYVGRAQKKVERQTELKRKFEQMKQDRITRYQGVNLYVKNLDDGIDDERLRKEFSPFGTITSAKVMMEGGRSKGFGFVCFSSPEEATKAVTEMNGRIVATKPLYVALAQRKEERQAHLTNQYMQRMASVRAVPNPVINPYQPAPPSGYFMAAIPQTQNRAAYYPTNQLAQLARPSPRWTAQGARPHPFQNMPGAIRPAAPRPPFSTMRPASSQVPRVMSTQRVANTSTQTMGPRPAAAATAATPAVRTVPQYKYAAGVRNPQQHLNTQPQVAMQQPAVHVQGQEPLTASMLASAPPQEQKQMLGERLFPLIQSMHPTLAGKITGMLLEIDNSELLHMLESPESLRSKVDEAVAVLQAHQAKEAAQKAVNNPTGVPSV